The proteins below are encoded in one region of Aequorivita iocasae:
- a CDS encoding phytoene desaturase family protein translates to MTEKYDVVIIGSGLGGLVSAIILAREGYSVCVLEKNQQFGGNLQTFVRDKTIFDTGVHYIGGLSEGQNLYRYFKYLDILDDITLKKMDEDGFDVITFDNDPKEYHHAQGYDNFKKVLLKEFPEEESAIDAYCKKMQDTCSFFPLYGLKLGKPYYENTSLFEVRAKEFIDSITKNEKLRAVLGGSNLLYAGEGERTPFYMHALSVNSYIESSYRCINGGSQITKALLARLREKGGKAYKRHEVTKFETENGVVTAVQTANGKTIYGDIFISNVDPKMTLEMIGSENFRKSYTSRIENIESTIAAFSLYLVLKPNCFKYLNHNYYHFKDYKSIWDVHNYTQESWPEAYMISMGIKKDMKEYGDNITIMTYMRFEEMVPWIDTFNTAAQKNDRGQTYEEFKAYKAEIIIKELEKKFPNLRECIESVYTSTPLSYRDYIGCNNGSMYGYVKDASNPLKSFVSPRTKIKNLYFTGQSLNMHGILGVTISGVVTCSEILGGEYLLNKILETTEKEEIT, encoded by the coding sequence ATGACGGAAAAATATGATGTAGTTATCATAGGTAGCGGCCTAGGCGGGCTGGTTTCGGCGATTATTCTTGCTAGGGAAGGTTACAGCGTTTGTGTGCTCGAAAAAAACCAGCAGTTTGGCGGAAACCTTCAAACGTTTGTTCGCGACAAAACTATTTTTGATACTGGCGTCCACTATATTGGTGGTCTTTCCGAAGGTCAAAACCTGTACAGATATTTCAAGTATTTGGATATTTTGGACGACATCACCCTCAAAAAAATGGACGAGGATGGTTTTGATGTCATCACTTTTGATAACGATCCCAAAGAATATCACCACGCTCAAGGTTATGACAACTTTAAAAAGGTTTTGCTCAAAGAATTTCCCGAAGAGGAAAGTGCAATAGACGCCTATTGTAAAAAAATGCAGGATACCTGTAGTTTTTTCCCACTTTACGGCTTAAAACTTGGAAAACCTTATTACGAAAACACATCGCTTTTTGAAGTTAGGGCAAAGGAATTTATAGATTCCATTACAAAAAACGAAAAACTCCGTGCCGTGTTGGGGGGCAGCAACCTGCTCTATGCAGGAGAAGGTGAGCGAACGCCCTTTTATATGCATGCGCTTTCGGTAAATTCATACATTGAAAGTTCATACCGCTGCATCAACGGTGGAAGCCAAATTACAAAAGCCCTGTTGGCACGCTTACGTGAAAAGGGAGGAAAAGCATATAAACGCCATGAGGTTACAAAATTTGAAACTGAAAATGGTGTGGTAACTGCCGTACAGACTGCAAACGGGAAAACCATATATGGCGATATATTTATATCAAATGTAGATCCAAAGATGACGCTGGAAATGATAGGGTCTGAAAATTTCAGAAAATCATATACCAGCCGCATTGAAAATATAGAGAGTACCATTGCTGCTTTTAGTCTTTACTTAGTGTTGAAGCCAAATTGTTTTAAATACTTAAACCATAATTATTACCATTTTAAGGATTACAAATCTATTTGGGATGTTCACAATTATACACAGGAAAGCTGGCCCGAGGCATATATGATATCTATGGGCATTAAAAAGGACATGAAAGAATATGGCGATAATATTACGATAATGACCTATATGCGTTTTGAGGAAATGGTACCGTGGATAGATACATTTAATACTGCAGCACAAAAAAATGATAGGGGCCAAACCTATGAAGAGTTCAAGGCGTACAAAGCTGAAATTATTATCAAGGAACTCGAGAAAAAATTCCCAAATCTGCGCGAATGTATTGAGAGTGTTTACACTTCTACACCCTTGTCTTATCGCGATTATATAGGTTGCAACAACGGCTCCATGTATGGTTATGTTAAAGACGCCAGCAACCCTTTAAAATCCTTTGTTTCGCCGCGGACCAAAATTAAAAACCTATATTTTACGGGGCAGAGTTTAAATATGCACGGCATTTTGGGCGTTACCATTAGTGGCGTGGTTACGTGTTCGGAAATTTTGGGAGGGGAATATTTGCTGAATAAAATATTGGAAACCACAGAAAAGGAAGAAATTACTTAA
- a CDS encoding cupin-like domain-containing protein produces MGHIKTTPIERVRNISKEDFIKNYYKPQKPVLIEGLTENWAAFQKWNLDYIQQHAGDQIVPLYNNEPTKGKQNSAEPATEMKMADYIELIKTKPTDLRIFFYDLKVKLPELLKDFEYPDIGLKFFKRLPVLFFGGEGSKVLPHYDMDLADLVHFHFQGTKSVTLFSPKQTKYLYKIPFAVHNLETIDLDNPDFEKYPALQYLEGLHATMKHGDALYMPSGYWHYIKYLDGGFSMTLRAFPRHLGRFGNMLYNVFIMRHFENIMRKSFGQKWIDYKENQTLSKTNSRAAKLKKQAS; encoded by the coding sequence ATGGGACATATCAAAACAACACCGATTGAAAGAGTCCGGAATATTTCAAAAGAGGATTTCATCAAAAATTATTACAAACCCCAAAAACCTGTTTTGATTGAGGGCTTGACTGAAAACTGGGCAGCTTTTCAGAAATGGAATTTGGATTACATCCAGCAACACGCGGGCGACCAAATCGTGCCGCTTTACAATAACGAGCCCACCAAAGGCAAACAAAATTCCGCAGAACCGGCCACGGAAATGAAAATGGCGGACTATATTGAATTGATAAAAACCAAACCCACCGACCTGCGCATTTTCTTTTATGATTTAAAAGTGAAGCTCCCCGAACTGCTGAAAGATTTTGAATATCCTGATATTGGCTTAAAGTTCTTCAAACGTCTTCCCGTACTTTTCTTTGGGGGCGAGGGTTCTAAAGTACTGCCACACTACGATATGGATTTGGCAGATTTGGTGCATTTTCACTTTCAGGGCACGAAAAGTGTGACGTTATTTTCGCCCAAACAGACTAAATATTTATATAAAATTCCGTTCGCCGTGCACAATTTGGAAACCATAGATTTGGACAATCCCGACTTTGAAAAATATCCCGCCCTGCAATATTTGGAGGGCCTACACGCAACCATGAAACACGGCGATGCGCTCTATATGCCCAGCGGGTATTGGCATTACATAAAATATCTGGACGGCGGTTTCTCGATGACGCTCCGGGCGTTTCCACGGCATTTGGGGCGTTTTGGAAATATGCTTTACAACGTTTTCATAATGCGACATTTTGAAAACATAATGCGAAAATCCTTTGGGCAAAAATGGATTGATTATAAAGAAAATCAAACACTTTCAAAAACCAATAGTCGCGCAGCAAAACTGAAAAAACAAGCCAGTTAA
- a CDS encoding 1-acyl-sn-glycerol-3-phosphate acyltransferase encodes MGKWFFNAYQFLQNNKISSAFLLLLIFFGLFFLVSKIRFEEDITKLIPIHKDAHDLQKVLKTVNFTDKIIINIKQGDSAQLEDITRYASEIIDSLEANSGQYIKNIRGKVNDDDLQRTMAFIYENLPLFLEKEDYAVIASKLQKDSISAITEANYRTLISPSGIVSKDIILKDPLGLSFIALKKLRQLGVTDDFVLKDGFLVSKDEKNILLFITPKFGSSETAENSKFAEQLYALQNALNKKYSGRVSSEYFGAALIAVANAQQIKSDIQFTVGIAMTLLIVVFIFFYRKIYVPIILFIPTIFGGLLAVSFLYLLREEISAISLGIGSVLLGVTLDYSLHILTHIRNNETLDSLYKDVTEPILMSSLTTAMAFLCLLFLDSQALQDLGIFAAVSVLGASVFALFFIPLFYKNPLSRKQQVNVLDKVADYPFHKNKWLLIGLGLVLIVSIFTYHKVEFSKDISKLNYEPAEIKAAMQHLDELTDISSKSVYLATYGKSVEGTLQLNDSIHETLELLKEEGKISSFSSIGALVHSQRDQRKKIAEWQHFWNVTRKDSLENNLIESGKVLGFKPTTFNRFYDFLDENFETLKPEDYQQIPSVLLEDYITTEADFTTITTLIKLDDENASEIKSAFKEIPNTIVIDRQEMNETFLGNLKNDFNSLIGYCLLAVLFILFLFFRSFSLTVVTAVPIFITWFLTLGIMGLFHIQFNIFNIIISTFIFGLGIDYSIFMTKGLLKELRTGEKVMATHKTSIMLSVLTTILGVGVLIFAKHPALYSISIVSIIGIFSAMFTAFTVQPLLFKLFIGSSKKRPITPRMFVHSLFSFGYFGLGGICLSLYSVTLMPLLPISKKIKMGWFHKVISKFMKSVLYTNPFVKKKVINETGEDFSKPAVIIANHTSFLDILAVGMLHPKICFLVNDWVYNSPVFGKAVQKADFYPVSSGIENSLEPLKKKIKQGYSLMAFPEGTRSESNKIKRFHKGAFYLANEFNLDILPVLIHGNSEVNPKGSFIIKDGSITVEILPRIKAEDTTFGLNHTQQAKKIGAYFKNEFLKLRKKMEGPKYFHRIVLEEYRYKGDALYQNVKKDLKENAESYFETIRQVNKTGSIAHISEDSGQLDFLLALDGPDRQIFSFIEDSETRTILQNSYITQKYGRLHFTDSVSEILLSNVETLIISSEKMATEVISQLTNLSVKTIVLLKECVSSQTENISTLGYQKVYGTANISIFKPSGNTAK; translated from the coding sequence ATGGGTAAATGGTTTTTCAATGCGTATCAATTTCTTCAGAATAATAAAATTAGCAGTGCTTTTCTGCTGCTTTTGATATTTTTTGGACTTTTTTTCTTGGTTTCCAAAATTCGTTTTGAAGAAGATATTACAAAGTTGATTCCCATACACAAAGATGCGCATGATCTCCAAAAGGTTCTTAAAACTGTCAATTTCACCGATAAAATTATTATTAACATCAAGCAAGGAGATTCTGCCCAGCTAGAAGATATAACCAGGTATGCTTCAGAAATTATTGACAGCCTAGAGGCTAATTCGGGACAATATATTAAAAACATTCGCGGCAAAGTAAATGACGACGATTTACAGCGCACTATGGCTTTTATTTATGAAAACCTACCGTTGTTTCTGGAAAAAGAAGATTATGCCGTGATTGCCTCAAAGCTTCAAAAGGATAGTATCTCCGCAATAACCGAAGCAAATTACCGAACGCTCATTTCTCCTTCGGGCATCGTTTCAAAAGATATAATTTTAAAAGATCCATTGGGGCTTTCCTTTATTGCCTTAAAAAAATTGCGCCAACTCGGCGTTACCGACGACTTTGTTTTGAAAGATGGTTTTTTGGTTAGCAAGGACGAAAAAAATATTCTGCTTTTTATCACCCCAAAATTTGGCAGCAGCGAAACAGCAGAGAACTCCAAGTTTGCCGAGCAGTTGTATGCACTTCAGAATGCCTTGAATAAAAAATATTCAGGACGCGTGTCTAGCGAATATTTTGGCGCGGCACTTATAGCGGTTGCAAATGCACAACAAATAAAGAGCGATATCCAGTTTACCGTGGGAATTGCAATGACTTTGCTGATTGTGGTTTTCATCTTTTTTTATCGAAAAATCTACGTACCCATCATTTTGTTCATCCCCACAATCTTTGGCGGATTGTTGGCTGTATCATTTTTATATTTGCTTCGCGAGGAAATTTCCGCAATATCTTTGGGTATCGGATCGGTTTTATTGGGCGTAACCCTGGATTATTCCCTTCATATTTTAACCCACATCCGCAATAACGAAACGCTGGATAGTCTTTATAAAGATGTAACCGAACCCATTTTAATGAGCAGTTTAACCACTGCTATGGCTTTTTTGTGTTTGCTATTTTTAGATTCGCAGGCTTTGCAGGATTTGGGCATTTTTGCTGCAGTAAGCGTTTTGGGAGCTTCGGTTTTTGCACTTTTCTTTATTCCGTTGTTCTATAAAAATCCGCTTTCACGGAAACAGCAAGTCAATGTTTTGGATAAAGTTGCTGACTATCCTTTTCATAAAAACAAATGGCTTTTAATTGGATTAGGATTGGTTTTAATTGTTAGCATTTTTACGTATCACAAAGTAGAATTCAGCAAAGATATTTCCAAACTGAATTACGAACCTGCGGAAATAAAAGCCGCGATGCAGCATTTGGATGAACTGACTGATATTTCTTCAAAATCGGTTTATCTGGCAACCTACGGAAAATCTGTAGAAGGTACTTTACAATTGAACGATTCCATCCACGAAACTTTGGAATTGTTGAAAGAGGAAGGGAAAATAAGCAGCTTTAGTTCCATTGGAGCCTTGGTTCACTCCCAAAGAGACCAACGTAAAAAAATAGCGGAGTGGCAACACTTTTGGAACGTAACTCGAAAAGATAGTTTGGAAAATAACTTGATTGAAAGTGGCAAAGTATTAGGCTTCAAACCAACAACGTTCAATAGGTTTTACGATTTTTTGGATGAAAATTTTGAAACATTGAAACCCGAGGATTACCAGCAAATCCCATCTGTTCTTTTAGAAGATTACATCACCACCGAAGCAGATTTCACAACAATTACAACGCTTATAAAACTTGATGATGAAAATGCTTCCGAAATTAAAAGTGCTTTCAAAGAGATTCCGAACACCATCGTCATTGACCGCCAAGAAATGAATGAGACCTTTTTGGGGAATTTGAAAAATGATTTCAACAGTCTTATTGGGTATTGTTTGCTCGCTGTGCTTTTTATACTTTTTCTTTTCTTCCGAAGTTTTTCGCTCACTGTAGTTACAGCTGTTCCCATATTTATCACCTGGTTTTTAACCTTAGGGATTATGGGACTTTTCCATATTCAGTTCAACATTTTCAACATCATTATTTCCACGTTTATCTTTGGTTTGGGTATTGATTACAGCATTTTTATGACCAAAGGTTTGCTAAAGGAATTACGAACCGGTGAAAAGGTAATGGCCACGCACAAAACCTCCATTATGCTGTCGGTTTTGACAACTATTTTGGGTGTTGGGGTTTTGATTTTTGCGAAACATCCAGCGCTTTATTCCATCTCCATCGTTTCAATCATTGGAATTTTTTCGGCAATGTTTACCGCTTTTACGGTCCAGCCTCTGCTTTTTAAACTTTTTATCGGAAGCTCAAAAAAACGGCCAATCACGCCGCGAATGTTTGTGCATTCCCTATTTTCCTTTGGGTATTTCGGACTGGGCGGAATTTGTTTATCACTTTACAGCGTCACTTTGATGCCGCTGCTTCCCATTAGCAAAAAAATAAAAATGGGCTGGTTTCACAAAGTGATTTCAAAATTTATGAAATCTGTGCTTTACACCAATCCGTTTGTAAAGAAAAAAGTGATCAATGAAACGGGTGAAGATTTTTCAAAACCCGCCGTAATTATCGCAAACCACACTTCATTTCTCGATATCTTGGCCGTGGGAATGTTGCATCCAAAAATCTGTTTTTTAGTAAACGATTGGGTCTATAATTCTCCTGTATTTGGAAAAGCTGTGCAGAAAGCTGATTTTTATCCCGTTTCCAGCGGTATTGAAAACAGTTTGGAACCACTTAAAAAGAAAATAAAACAAGGCTATTCACTGATGGCTTTTCCCGAGGGAACCCGAAGCGAAAGCAATAAAATTAAACGTTTTCACAAAGGCGCATTTTATTTGGCGAACGAATTCAATCTGGATATTCTTCCCGTTTTGATCCACGGAAATAGTGAAGTTAATCCGAAAGGAAGTTTCATCATCAAAGACGGAAGTATTACGGTTGAAATTTTGCCGCGCATAAAAGCCGAAGACACTACTTTTGGGTTAAATCACACCCAACAAGCTAAGAAAATTGGCGCATATTTTAAAAACGAATTTTTAAAATTGCGCAAAAAGATGGAAGGCCCAAAATATTTCCACAGAATTGTTTTGGAAGAATACCGCTATAAAGGAGATGCGCTTTACCAAAACGTGAAAAAGGATTTAAAGGAAAATGCAGAGAGCTATTTTGAAACTATCCGTCAAGTAAATAAAACAGGAAGTATTGCCCACATTTCGGAAGATTCCGGTCAGCTCGATTTTCTATTGGCACTCGATGGTCCTGACCGTCAGATTTTCAGTTTTATTGAAGATTCGGAAACGCGAACGATACTTCAAAATAGTTACATAACCCAAAAATACGGAAGGCTTCATTTTACTGATTCTGTTTCGGAAATTTTGCTTTCAAACGTTGAAACTTTGATTATTTCTTCAGAAAAAATGGCTACTGAAGTTATTTCACAATTGACAAACCTTTCAGTTAAAACAATTGTTTTATTAAAAGAATGTGTTTCTTCGCAAACTGAAAATATTAGTACCTTAGGCTATCAAAAGGTGTACGGAACTGCGAATATTAGTATCTTTAAACCATCGGGAAACACAGCGAAATGA